The following proteins are encoded in a genomic region of Tenacibaculum sp. 190524A05c:
- a CDS encoding cyclase family protein, translating to MAEIIDLSQEIYEGMPVYKSLPQVTMEVHNTHEEWDNEINPTTQTPAVYKIQMGEHTGTHVDAMNHMAKEYEGQSIDTMPLSMFYTEGICLDLSHKKFQELISSDDLKEALRKDKLHIKKGDTILIYTDHYRKAFNTDNWSKGPGITVECARWLGKQKIAAFGVETMSPGVPKISNKEVHHICGELGFTHYENMINLYKLIGRGRFRFIGLPLKIRGGTGSPVRAVAIFE from the coding sequence ATGGCTGAAATAATTGATTTAAGCCAAGAAATATATGAGGGCATGCCTGTATACAAAAGTTTGCCTCAAGTAACTATGGAAGTTCATAATACTCACGAAGAGTGGGACAATGAAATCAATCCAACCACCCAAACACCTGCAGTTTACAAAATACAGATGGGCGAACACACAGGAACTCATGTTGATGCGATGAATCATATGGCAAAGGAATATGAGGGGCAATCTATTGATACCATGCCATTGTCTATGTTTTACACAGAAGGCATTTGTTTAGATTTATCACATAAAAAATTTCAAGAATTGATTTCTTCAGATGATTTAAAAGAAGCACTTCGTAAAGATAAGCTACATATAAAAAAAGGTGATACTATTTTAATATATACAGATCATTACAGAAAAGCATTTAATACTGATAATTGGAGCAAAGGACCTGGAATAACAGTAGAATGTGCAAGATGGTTAGGAAAGCAAAAAATTGCAGCATTTGGAGTGGAAACCATGTCTCCAGGTGTTCCTAAAATTTCAAATAAAGAAGTTCATCATATTTGTGGAGAATTAGGATTCACACATTATGAAAATATGATTAATTTATATAAACTAATTGGTCGTGGAAGATTCAGATTTATCGGTTTACCGCTAAAAATTAGAGGCGGAACAGGTTCTCCCGTAAGAGCTGTAGCAATATTTGAATAA
- a CDS encoding acyl-CoA thioesterase → MTNKFKKVEDTIITISELMLPSHANFSGKIHGGYILNLMDQIAFACASKHSGTYCVTASVDTVDFLNPIEVGELVTMKASVNYVGRTSMVVGIRVESQNIQTGKINHCNSSYFTMVAKNEGGKSVPVPGLIVTNDLEIRRFLKAIKRLEMKRKRTDEFDGDDFTPEMYLKELENQNVKIELNG, encoded by the coding sequence ATGACAAATAAATTTAAAAAAGTAGAAGATACAATCATTACTATTTCTGAATTAATGCTTCCTTCTCATGCTAATTTTAGCGGAAAAATTCATGGTGGATACATTCTAAATTTAATGGACCAAATAGCTTTTGCTTGTGCTTCTAAACATTCAGGAACCTACTGCGTTACAGCTTCAGTTGATACTGTTGATTTTTTAAATCCTATTGAAGTTGGAGAATTGGTTACCATGAAAGCTTCAGTAAATTATGTGGGTAGAACTTCTATGGTAGTGGGTATTAGAGTGGAATCACAAAATATTCAAACAGGAAAAATAAATCATTGCAATTCCTCTTATTTTACAATGGTTGCTAAAAATGAAGGTGGTAAATCTGTTCCTGTTCCGGGGTTAATTGTTACCAATGATTTAGAAATTAGACGTTTTCTAAAAGCAATAAAAAGATTGGAAATGAAAAGAAAAAGAACGGATGAATTTGACGGAGATGATTTTACTCCTGAGATGTATTTAAAAGAATTAGAAAATCAAAATGTAAAAATTGAATTAAATGGCTGA
- a CDS encoding 6-phosphogluconate dehydrogenase — translation MKKILAFILLGIFLIATAYYVFIYYATYSEGERSGELIKFSRKGLVVKTWEGEISQGISGAQIFKFSVEDKEEQVIKNLKEFQGRYVKLTYIERFGKFFWLGDTRYFITKVEEENSPHFNGLRSKKDDK, via the coding sequence ATGAAAAAAATACTAGCATTTATTTTATTAGGAATTTTCTTGATAGCAACAGCGTATTACGTATTCATTTATTATGCTACTTATAGTGAAGGAGAAAGATCTGGTGAATTAATTAAATTCAGTAGAAAAGGATTAGTTGTAAAAACCTGGGAGGGAGAAATTAGTCAAGGGATTTCTGGAGCTCAAATTTTCAAATTCTCGGTAGAAGATAAAGAAGAACAAGTAATAAAAAACCTAAAAGAGTTCCAAGGACGTTATGTTAAACTTACCTACATTGAACGATTCGGGAAATTCTTTTGGTTAGGTGACACAAGATATTTTATTACTAAAGTTGAAGAGGAAAACTCACCTCATTTCAATGGATTAAGATCTAAAAAAGATGACAAATAA
- a CDS encoding ankyrin repeat domain-containing protein, with protein sequence MTPKKMTLLLLFISVSGLTQENTANEIFNIARNGSLQELKELLAIHPMSIDMPNEAGYNALTLACYNSNNEVAKYIVENTKSINANNGYGTALMAATVKGNVELVEYLVQHNADMDISDANGKTALHYAVVFNSYEIVEFLIKSGAKFDLKDNRGNTAKDYAKLKSNKKILTLFKV encoded by the coding sequence ATGACTCCAAAAAAAATGACTTTATTGCTGTTGTTTATTTCCGTTTCTGGTTTAACTCAAGAAAATACGGCGAACGAAATATTCAACATTGCAAGAAACGGATCCTTACAAGAATTGAAAGAATTACTAGCTATTCACCCAATGTCAATCGATATGCCAAATGAAGCGGGATATAACGCATTAACATTAGCATGTTATAATAGTAACAATGAAGTAGCTAAATATATTGTAGAAAATACAAAAAGCATAAATGCCAATAATGGTTATGGAACGGCTTTAATGGCTGCTACGGTGAAAGGGAATGTTGAGTTGGTAGAATACTTGGTTCAGCACAATGCGGATATGGATATTTCAGATGCTAATGGTAAAACAGCTTTGCATTATGCAGTTGTTTTCAATTCTTATGAGATTGTCGAATTTTTAATTAAGTCAGGAGCAAAGTTCGATTTGAAGGACAATAGAGGAAACACGGCAAAAGATTATGCCAAACTTAAGAGCAATAAGAAAATTCTAACCCTATTTAAAGTCTAA
- a CDS encoding T9SS type A sorting domain-containing protein: MKKKLLLVFVFASLYLSAQVFSTGTQTLKDDLSVNLEIDGTTTTLTLNGPANAWFAVGFDNNATNMFSSSDVFRTDGSTITDATTAGNQLPPADASQDWNLVSNTVAGNIRTIIATRPNNSGDSSDFVFSNSAGSIDVIWAFGSSTSYAYHGGINRGATTLGVTLSNKKFDTLDFDIFPNPISSKIKVQLPTSIESADIAFYDVSGRLLRREQATIFGNNEYIIDELGSGVYFIKVSADGKIGSKMIVKR, encoded by the coding sequence ATGAAGAAAAAACTACTATTAGTTTTTGTGTTTGCGAGTTTATATTTGTCAGCACAGGTATTTTCAACAGGAACTCAAACCTTAAAAGATGATTTAAGTGTTAATCTAGAGATCGATGGAACAACAACTACCTTAACCTTGAATGGTCCTGCCAATGCTTGGTTTGCCGTTGGTTTTGATAACAATGCAACTAACATGTTTAGTAGTTCTGATGTTTTTAGAACAGATGGTTCTACAATTACAGATGCAACCACAGCAGGAAATCAATTACCACCAGCAGATGCAAGTCAAGATTGGAATTTAGTATCAAATACCGTTGCCGGAAATATCAGAACTATAATCGCAACAAGACCTAATAATTCTGGAGATTCTAGCGATTTTGTGTTCAGTAATTCGGCAGGAAGTATAGATGTGATTTGGGCTTTTGGTAGTTCTACAAGTTATGCTTATCATGGAGGAATAAATCGAGGAGCAACTACTTTAGGAGTAACGTTAAGCAATAAAAAGTTTGATACTTTAGATTTTGATATTTTCCCAAACCCAATTTCTAGTAAAATTAAAGTTCAATTACCAACATCTATAGAGAGTGCTGATATTGCTTTTTATGATGTGTCTGGTAGATTATTAAGAAGGGAGCAAGCTACAATTTTTGGTAATAATGAGTATATAATTGATGAATTAGGAAGTGGAGTTTATTTTATTAAAGTAAGTGCAGATGGAAAAATTGGGAGTAAAATGATTGTAAAAAGATAA
- a CDS encoding GlmU family protein, which yields MNYILFDGDVRTSLLPFTYTRPVADIRVGILTIREKWEKYLGLTTTTITEEYLEEKYPMVEMEENIMLNASFLPIPELVEMIKGLKKNEAIFKGEDVIAFYTSQDQEEVDFDSYNQIEFEEEIIQIKNTWDIFSKNDEAIRQDFNFLTEGRTSQPIPETVNCVGRENIFLEEGAKLTFATLNATTGPIYIGKNAEIMEGVVVRGALAMCENSVLKLGAKIYGATTLGPYCKVGGEVNNSVLFGYSNKGHDGFLGNSVLGEWCNLGADTNNSNLKNNYAEVRLWNYETGRFAKTGLQFCGLMMGDHSKCGINTMFNTGTVIGVSSNIFGSGFPRNFVPSFSWGGASGFTEYKMNKVNEVAEVVMKRRNVVYNELEEKILSAIFEETKKYRNY from the coding sequence ATGAACTATATTTTATTTGACGGAGATGTAAGAACATCTCTTTTACCTTTTACATATACAAGACCAGTTGCTGATATTAGAGTAGGAATTTTAACTATTCGTGAGAAATGGGAAAAATACTTAGGATTAACAACTACAACCATTACAGAAGAGTATTTAGAAGAGAAATATCCTATGGTTGAAATGGAAGAAAACATTATGCTAAATGCTTCATTTCTTCCAATTCCTGAATTGGTTGAAATGATCAAAGGATTAAAGAAGAATGAAGCTATTTTTAAAGGGGAGGATGTTATTGCTTTTTATACTTCTCAAGATCAGGAAGAAGTAGATTTTGATTCTTATAATCAAATAGAATTTGAGGAAGAGATTATTCAAATAAAGAATACATGGGATATTTTTTCTAAAAATGATGAAGCTATTCGTCAAGATTTTAATTTTTTAACAGAAGGTAGAACTTCACAACCCATTCCCGAAACAGTAAATTGTGTTGGTAGAGAAAATATATTTCTAGAAGAAGGAGCAAAACTTACGTTCGCTACATTAAATGCTACAACGGGACCTATATATATTGGTAAGAATGCAGAAATTATGGAAGGCGTTGTTGTACGAGGAGCGTTAGCAATGTGTGAAAATTCTGTACTGAAGTTGGGAGCGAAAATTTATGGAGCAACTACTTTAGGACCTTATTGTAAAGTGGGAGGAGAAGTGAATAATTCTGTATTATTTGGGTATTCAAATAAAGGACATGATGGATTCTTAGGAAATTCAGTTTTAGGAGAATGGTGTAATTTGGGTGCAGATACCAATAATTCTAATTTAAAAAATAATTATGCAGAGGTAAGATTATGGAATTATGAGACTGGAAGGTTTGCTAAAACTGGTTTACAATTTTGTGGATTAATGATGGGAGATCATTCTAAATGTGGTATTAATACTATGTTTAATACAGGAACAGTTATTGGAGTTTCATCCAACATTTTTGGAAGTGGATTTCCTAGAAACTTTGTTCCATCATTCAGTTGGGGAGGAGCATCTGGCTTTACAGAATATAAAATGAACAAAGTAAATGAAGTTGCCGAAGTTGTTATGAAAAGAAGAAATGTAGTTTATAACGAGTTAGAAGAAAAAATTCTGTCCGCTATTTTTGAAGAAACAAAGAAATACAGAAATTATTAA
- a CDS encoding LysM peptidoglycan-binding domain-containing protein → MKAKYQSVLNLGEQLEIQNGDVKEENGVLHISGTAKNQYEKNLLWDEIKKVGGDNPTDIVADITVEDTSVFANHTVKSGETLGKIAKHYYGDAMKYKEIFAANTNILKSADLIHPGQELVIPNL, encoded by the coding sequence ATGAAAGCAAAATATCAAAGTGTTTTAAACCTAGGTGAACAATTAGAAATTCAAAACGGAGATGTAAAAGAAGAAAATGGAGTTTTACATATCTCTGGAACTGCAAAGAATCAGTATGAGAAAAACCTTTTATGGGATGAAATTAAAAAGGTAGGTGGTGATAACCCAACTGATATTGTAGCTGATATTACAGTTGAGGATACTTCTGTATTTGCAAACCACACGGTTAAAAGTGGAGAAACTTTAGGTAAAATTGCAAAACACTATTATGGTGATGCAATGAAGTATAAAGAAATTTTCGCAGCGAACACGAATATCCTAAAATCAGCTGATCTAATTCATCCAGGTCAAGAATTGGTAATTCCGAATCTATAG
- the lpdA gene encoding dihydrolipoyl dehydrogenase encodes MKYDIIVIGSGPGGYVTAIRASQLGFKTAVVEKESLGGICLNWGCIPTKALLKSAQVYDYLKHVDEYGLKAEAIDKDFDAVIKRSRGVADGMSKGVQFLMKKNKIDVINGFGKIKTGKKVDVTGEDGKVTEYSADHIVIATGARSRVLPSLPQDGKKVIGYREAMTLPTQPKSMIVVGSGAIGVEFAHFYNAMGTEVTIVEYMPNIVPVEDKDVSKQMERSFKKAGIKIMTNSSVESVDTSGDGVKATVKTKKGEQILEADIVLSAVGIKTNIENIGLEDVGIVTDRDKILVNDWYQTNIPGYYAIGDVTPGPALAHVASAEGITCVEKIAGLHTESIDYGNIPGCTYATPEIASVGLTEEKAKEAGYDIKVGKFPFSASGKAKAAGTPEGFVKVIFDAKYGEWLGCHMIGAGVTDMIAEAVLGRKLETTGHEVLKAIHPHPTMSEAVMEAVADAYDEVIHL; translated from the coding sequence ATGAAATACGACATCATAGTAATTGGTTCAGGACCTGGAGGATATGTTACAGCTATTAGAGCTTCTCAATTAGGTTTTAAAACAGCTGTAGTTGAGAAAGAAAGTTTAGGTGGAATATGCTTAAACTGGGGATGTATTCCTACAAAAGCACTTTTAAAATCTGCTCAAGTATATGATTATTTAAAGCATGTTGATGAGTATGGTTTAAAAGCAGAAGCTATTGACAAAGATTTTGACGCTGTAATCAAAAGAAGTCGTGGTGTTGCTGATGGAATGAGCAAAGGTGTTCAATTCTTAATGAAGAAAAACAAAATTGACGTAATCAATGGTTTCGGAAAAATAAAAACTGGTAAAAAAGTTGACGTAACTGGAGAGGACGGAAAAGTAACAGAATACTCAGCAGATCATATTGTAATTGCAACTGGAGCACGTTCTCGTGTATTACCAAGTTTACCACAGGATGGTAAAAAAGTAATTGGATATCGTGAAGCAATGACGTTACCTACTCAACCAAAATCAATGATTGTTGTTGGTTCTGGTGCCATTGGAGTAGAATTCGCTCATTTCTATAACGCTATGGGAACTGAGGTTACTATTGTAGAATATATGCCGAATATTGTTCCTGTTGAAGATAAAGATGTTTCTAAACAAATGGAACGTTCTTTCAAAAAAGCTGGAATCAAAATAATGACTAACTCTTCTGTTGAATCTGTTGATACTTCTGGAGATGGCGTTAAAGCTACTGTTAAAACTAAAAAAGGAGAACAAATTTTAGAAGCAGATATCGTATTATCAGCAGTAGGAATTAAAACAAACATTGAAAACATCGGATTAGAAGATGTTGGAATTGTAACTGATAGAGATAAGATTTTAGTAAACGATTGGTATCAAACAAATATCCCAGGATATTATGCAATTGGAGATGTAACTCCTGGTCCAGCTTTAGCACACGTTGCTTCTGCTGAAGGAATTACTTGTGTTGAAAAAATCGCTGGATTACATACAGAATCTATTGATTACGGAAACATTCCTGGTTGTACCTATGCTACTCCAGAAATTGCTTCTGTAGGATTAACAGAAGAAAAAGCAAAAGAAGCTGGTTATGATATCAAAGTTGGTAAATTCCCATTCTCTGCTTCAGGTAAAGCAAAAGCTGCTGGAACTCCAGAAGGATTTGTAAAAGTAATTTTTGATGCAAAATATGGTGAATGGTTAGGTTGCCATATGATTGGAGCTGGTGTTACAGATATGATTGCAGAAGCTGTGTTAGGTAGAAAATTAGAAACTACTGGACATGAAGTCTTAAAAGCAATTCACCCTCACCCAACAATGAGTGAAGCGGTTATGGAAGCAGTTGCTGATGCTTACGATGAAGTGATTCACCTATAG
- the argS gene encoding arginine--tRNA ligase, with protein sequence MSIQSLLEANVKEGFKKLYDTEIPSVEFQATRKDFEGDITVVIFPLLRYKKGNPVQIGEDLGNYLVENIQEVSKFNVVKGFLNLVIDDSFYINFFNEISSNESYGFVSSDSDARMVEYSSPNTNKPLHLGHVRNVLLGYSVSEILKAAGHKVYKTQIINDRGIHICKSMLAWKRFGNGETPESTGLKGDKLVGNYYVKFDQEYKKEISELVEQGISEDDAKKQAPIFVEAQEMLRKWEKGSPEVVDLWKTMNGWVYEGFDVTYEYIGVNFDKLYYESDTYLLGKDVIEQGLKDGVFFKKEDGSVWCDLTEDGLDEKLVLRSDGTAVYMTQDIGTAIQRAKDFTDLNGMVYTVGNEQDYHFKVLFLILKKLGYNWADQLYHLSYGMVDLPSGKMKSREGTVVDADDLMDEMTNTAREISQELGKLEGYSDEEKESLYKIIGLGALKYFILKVDPKKRILFDPQASVDFQGNTGPFVQYTYARIQSILRKADFDYNSSVSSIDLHDKEKELIKQLELYPEVIQQAAKNYSPAVVANYTYDLVKEFNSFYQNVSILGEENQDKKVFRVQLSKKVADTIKSAFSLLGINVPERM encoded by the coding sequence ATGAGCATACAATCGTTACTAGAAGCGAACGTTAAAGAAGGGTTTAAAAAGTTATACGATACAGAAATCCCATCTGTAGAATTTCAAGCAACAAGAAAAGATTTCGAAGGAGATATTACTGTGGTAATTTTTCCACTACTTCGATATAAGAAAGGAAATCCAGTACAAATTGGTGAAGATTTAGGAAACTACTTGGTAGAAAACATTCAAGAAGTGTCTAAATTTAATGTGGTAAAAGGATTCTTAAACTTAGTTATTGATGATAGTTTTTACATCAACTTCTTCAATGAAATTTCATCAAACGAATCATACGGATTTGTAAGCTCAGACTCGGATGCGAGAATGGTTGAGTATTCTTCTCCGAATACAAATAAGCCATTACACTTAGGACACGTAAGAAACGTTTTATTAGGGTATTCAGTTTCTGAAATTCTAAAAGCGGCGGGTCACAAAGTATATAAAACACAAATTATTAACGACCGTGGAATTCATATTTGTAAGTCAATGTTGGCTTGGAAACGTTTTGGAAACGGAGAAACTCCAGAATCTACAGGTTTAAAAGGAGATAAATTAGTTGGTAATTACTACGTAAAGTTCGATCAAGAATACAAGAAAGAAATTTCAGAATTAGTTGAACAAGGAATTTCTGAGGATGATGCTAAAAAGCAAGCTCCAATTTTTGTAGAAGCTCAAGAAATGTTACGTAAATGGGAAAAAGGCTCACCTGAGGTCGTTGACCTCTGGAAAACAATGAATGGTTGGGTTTATGAAGGATTTGACGTAACATACGAATATATTGGTGTAAACTTCGATAAGTTATACTATGAAAGTGATACCTATTTATTAGGTAAGGACGTTATTGAGCAAGGATTAAAAGATGGAGTTTTCTTCAAAAAAGAAGATGGATCTGTTTGGTGTGATTTAACTGAAGATGGTTTAGATGAGAAATTAGTATTGCGTTCAGATGGTACTGCAGTATATATGACTCAAGATATTGGAACGGCTATTCAACGTGCTAAAGACTTTACAGATTTAAACGGAATGGTTTATACTGTAGGTAATGAACAAGATTATCACTTTAAAGTATTATTCTTAATCTTAAAGAAGTTAGGCTATAACTGGGCTGATCAATTATATCATTTAAGTTACGGAATGGTAGATTTACCTTCTGGAAAAATGAAATCACGTGAAGGAACAGTTGTAGATGCTGATGATTTAATGGATGAAATGACGAATACTGCTCGTGAGATTTCTCAAGAGTTAGGAAAATTAGAAGGGTACTCTGATGAAGAAAAGGAGTCTTTATATAAAATTATTGGATTAGGTGCTTTAAAATATTTCATTTTAAAAGTTGATCCTAAAAAGAGAATCTTATTCGATCCTCAAGCTTCTGTAGATTTCCAAGGAAATACTGGACCTTTCGTACAATATACGTATGCTCGAATCCAGTCTATTTTAAGAAAAGCTGATTTTGATTACAATTCTTCTGTTTCATCTATTGATTTACATGATAAGGAGAAAGAATTAATTAAGCAATTAGAATTATATCCAGAAGTAATTCAACAAGCAGCTAAGAACTATTCTCCTGCTGTGGTTGCAAATTACACGTACGATTTAGTAAAAGAATTCAACTCGTTTTATCAAAATGTTTCAATTTTAGGTGAAGAGAATCAAGATAAAAAAGTATTTAGAGTTCAGCTATCTAAAAAGGTGGCGGATACTATTAAATCAGCATTTAGTTTGTTAGGGATTAATGTTCCTGAGAGAATGTAA
- a CDS encoding YkgJ family cysteine cluster protein, with product MDKDLENLKELSQEKLAENKKYFQKLKKRTPKRLDLIVQEIHEEEFERTDCLNCGNCCKTTSPMFTYKDIERISKHLKMKVADFVSQYLRIDEDDFHVLKTSPCPFLDLNDNSCFIYDVRPKACAEYPHTNRKKFIQLANLTIKNTEICPATYRIVEELKKKLPIS from the coding sequence ATGGATAAAGACCTTGAAAATCTTAAAGAATTATCACAAGAGAAACTTGCTGAAAACAAGAAATATTTTCAAAAACTGAAAAAGCGCACACCAAAGCGTCTTGATTTAATAGTGCAGGAGATTCATGAAGAGGAATTTGAACGAACAGATTGCTTGAATTGTGGGAATTGTTGTAAAACTACAAGCCCTATGTTTACTTATAAAGATATTGAGCGTATTTCGAAGCATTTAAAAATGAAGGTTGCAGATTTTGTGTCTCAATATTTACGTATTGATGAAGATGATTTTCACGTATTAAAAACTTCTCCATGTCCGTTTTTAGACTTGAATGATAATTCGTGTTTCATTTATGATGTGCGTCCTAAGGCTTGTGCTGAATATCCACATACGAACAGAAAGAAATTTATTCAGCTGGCGAACTTAACTATTAAAAATACAGAAATTTGCCCGGCAACTTATAGAATTGTTGAGGAATTGAAGAAAAAATTACCAATTTCTTAA